From the Musa acuminata AAA Group cultivar baxijiao chromosome BXJ3-7, Cavendish_Baxijiao_AAA, whole genome shotgun sequence genome, one window contains:
- the LOC135643406 gene encoding probable plastid-lipid-associated protein 2, chloroplastic: MSAVASWNLLAIKAPFSVVADGRPHLAPSVLHLKAPTLRGIGMQLLTPAPFRTRAMVDDDELGEEGGVAVAQPPAVSEAGELKKKLIDLLYGTDRGLKASSETRAEILEVITQLEAKNPTPAPTDALALLNGKWILAYTSFSGLFPLLSSGRLPELVKVDEISQTIDSESFTVQNSVKFSGPLATTSVTTNAKFEVRSPKRVQIKFEEGIIGTPQLTDDIVIPDKVEFLGQNIDLSPFNGVISSIQNAAASVARTISGQPPLKIPINNTNVQSWLLTTYLDEELRISRGDAGSVFVLTKEGCSL, from the exons ATGTCTGCGGTGGCGTCTTGGAATCTCTTGGCCATTAAGGCTCCCTTCTCAGTGGTGGCTGATGGCCGCCCACACCTCGCCCCCAGTGTCCTCCACCTGAAAGCCCCCACCTTGAGGGGCATCGGGATGCAGCTGCTAACCCCAGCCCCGTTCCGAACCCGCGCGATGGTCGACGACGACGAGCTGGGCGAGGAGGGCGGCGTGGCGGTGGCGCAGCCGCCGGCAGTGAGCGAGGCTGGCGAGCTGAAGAAGAAGCTGATTGATCTGCTGTACGGGACGGACCGGGGGCTGAAGGCGTCAAGCGAGACGAGAGCGGAGATCCTGGAGGTCATCACCCAGCTCGAGGCCAAGAACCCTACGCCCGCACCCACCGACGCCCTCGCCCTCCTCAACGGCAAATGGATCCTCGC TTACACTTCGTTCTCGGGATTGTTCCCCCTTTTGTCGTCGGGGCGGCTGCCGGAGCTGGTGAAGGTGGACGAGATATCGCAGACTATTGATTCGGAGAGCTTTACGGTGCAGAACTCGGTGAAGTTTTCGGGGCCTCTGGCGACAACCTCCGTCACCACCAATGCCAAATTCGAAGTCCGTAGTCCGAAGAGAGTGCAG ATCAAATTCGAGGAAGGCATAATTGGAACCCCACAGCTAACAGATGACATCGTTATACCTGACAAAGTAGAGTTCCTGGGGCAGAATATCGACCTCTCTCCGTTCAATGGCGTCATCAGTTCCATCCAGAATGCAGCAGCATCTGTGGCTCGGACCATCTCAGGACAGCCGCCGCTAAAAATACCAATAAACAACACTAATGTTCAATCCTGGTTGCTAACCACCTATCTCGACGAGGAGTTAAGAATCTCAAGAGGCGACGCTGGCAGTGTCTTTGTGCTTACCAAAGAAGGCTGCTCACTTTAG
- the LOC103990541 gene encoding dynamin-2A, whose product MEAMEELSQLAESMMQAAALLADEDVDEGSTKRRTSTFLNVVALGNVGAGKSAVLNSLIGHPVLPTGENGATRAPISVDLQRDGSLSSKSIVLQIDGKSQQVSASALRHSLQDRLSKGSGRSRTDEIYLKLRTSTAPSLKLIDLPGLDQRAMDDSVVSDYGAHNDAILLVVVPAAQAPDISSSRALRLAKEFDGEGTRTIGVISKIDQSAGDQKTLAAVQALLLNQGPRSAADISWVALIGQSVSIASAQSGSVGSESSLETAWRAETESLKTILTGAPQNKLGRIALVDTLAKQIRKRMKIRLPNLLSGLQGKSQNVQDELFRLGEQMVQSAEGTRAIALELCREFEDKFLQHIATGEGAGWKVVATFEGNFPNRIKQLPLDRHFDINNVKRIVLEADGYQPYLISPEKGLRSLIKGVLELAKEPSRLCVDEVHRVLVDIVSGAANATPGLGRYPPFKREVVAIASTALENFRNEAKKMVVALVDMERAFVPPQHFIRLVQRRMDRQRREEELKNRSSKKANEAEQAILNRASSPQPGSQGGSLKSMKDKSNQPEKETKEGSALQIAGPSGEITAGFLLKKSAKTNGWSRRWFVLNEKSGKLGYTKKQEERHFRGVITLEECNVEEFSEEDEPPKSSKDSKKANGPEKDPTLIFKITSKVAYKTVLKAHSTVVLKAESMADKVEWVNKIRNISGHSKGTPSKGASDSEAGLRQSHSDGSLDTMSRKPADPEEELRWMSQEVRGYVEAVLNSLAANVPKAVVLCQVEKAKEDMLNQLYSSISAQSTAKIEELIQEDQNVKHRRERFQRQSSLLSKLTRQLSIHDNRAAAASSSDGSTGTESSPRTNISSGDDWRSAFDAAANGSVDGSYTGSSRSSSSNGRRHGNPTQNGDASSGANSGSRRTPNRLPPAPPQGGSSSYRY is encoded by the exons ATGGAGGCAATGGAGGAGTTGAGCCAGCTCGCGGAGTCCATGATGCAGGCCGCCGCACTCCTCGCGGACGAGGACGTCGACGAGGGATCGACCAAGCGGAGGACGTCCACCTTTCTCAACGTCGTCGCTCTCGGCAATGTC GGTGCTGGCAAATCAGCAGTGTTGAACAGTTTAATCGGACATCCCGTCCTG CCGACAGGAGAAAATGGTGCAACTCGGGCTCCTATAAGCGTTGATCTGCAAAGAGATGGCTCGCTGAGCAGTAAATCAATTGTTTTACAAATTGACGGCAAATCCCAGCAGGTTTCTGCAA GTGCTCTCAGGCATTCCCTCCAGGACAGGCTAAGCAAGGGCTCAGGAAGGAGCCGCACAGATGAAATCTATTTGAAGCTTCGGACTAGCACAG CACCTTCGTTGAAATTGATTGATTTACCAGGCTTAGACCAACGGGCTATGGATGATTCTGTG GTCAGTGATTATGGGGCACATAATGATGCAATATTGCTTGTTGTAGTGCCGGCTGCTCAGGCACCAGATATTTCTTCTTCTCGTGCTCTTAGACTGGCTAAAGAGTTTGATGGAGAAG GGACAAGAACAATCGGTGTAATTAGCAAGATTGATCAATCTGCCGGGGACCAGAAAACTCTTGCAGCAGTTCAAGCTCTTCTGTTAAATCAGGGGCCAAGGAGTGCTGCCGATATTTCTTGGGTTGCTCTGATTGGTCAGTCTGTTTCTATTGCTTCAGCACAATCTGGATCAGTTGGATCTGAGAGCTCACTTGAAACTGCATGGAGAGCGGAGACTGAAAGTCTTAAAACCATTCTTACTGGAGCTCCACAAAATAAGCTTGGCAGAATAGCATTAGTTGATACTCTTGCAAAGCAAATACGTAAAAGAATGAAGATCAGGCTGCCAAATCTTCTCTCTGG ATTACAAGGTAAATCCCAGAATGTGCAGGATGAGTTGTTTAGGCTTGGTGAACAAATGGTGCAGAGTGCAGAAGGTACCAGGGCTATTGCCTTGGAGCTTTGTCGGGAGTTTGAGGATAAGTTTCTGCAGCACATTGCTACTGGTGAG GGTGCAGGTTGGAAAGTTGTTGCAACTTTTGAAGGAAATTTTCCCAACAGAATAAAACAGCTTCCATTGGATAGACATTTTGATATCAATAATGTCAAAAGG ATTGTGTTGGAAGCTGATGGTTATCAGCCATATTTGATATCTCCAGAGAAAGGTTTGAGATCTTTAATAAAAGGAGTTCTAGAACTTGCAAAAGAACCATCACGCCTTTGCGTAGATGAG GTGCATCGTGTTCTAGTGGATATAGTTTCTGGTGCAGCGAATGCTACCCCAGGACTAGGCAGATATCCTCCATTTAAGAGAGAG gtGGTTGCAATTGCATCTACTGCATTAGAAAATTTTAGAAATGAGGCCAAAAAGATGGTGGTTGCATTAGTTGACATGGAGCGTGCTTTTGTTCCCCCACAACATTTCATCCGTCTAGTCCAGCGGAG AATGGATAGGCAGCGCAGGGAGGAAGAGTTGAAGAATCGATCATCGAAGAAAGCAAATGAAGCTGAGCAggccattttgaataga GCATCAAGCCCTCAACCAGGAAGTCAAGGTGGTAGCTTGAAATCAATGAAGGACAAATCAAATCAAccagaaaaagaaacaaaagagggCTCAGCCTTGCAGATTGCTGGACCTTCTGGAGAAATAACAGCAG GGTTCTTACTGAAAAAAAGTGCAAAAACAAATGGCTGGAGCAGGCGATGGTTTGTCCTCAATGAGAAAAGTGGAAAG CTTGGATACACTAAAAAGCAGGAGGAGAGGCACTTTCGTGGGGTTATCACATTGGAG GAATGTAACGTTGAAGAGTTCTCTGAGGAGGATGAACCTCCTAAAAGTTCGAAAGACTCCAAAAAGGCAAATGGACCAGAAAAAGACCCAACTCTCATCTTTAAGATAACTAGCAAGGTTGCATACAAGACTGTTTTAAAAG CCCACAGCACTGTAGTGTTAAAGGCTGAGAGCATGGCTGACAAAGTTGAATGGGTGAATAAGATACGAAATATTAGTGGACATTCAAAGGGAACTCCCTCGAAGGGGGCTAGTGATTCTGAAGCTGGTCTTAGACAAAGCCATTCTGATGGTTCACTA GACACAATGTCTAGAAAGCCGGCTGATCCAGAAGAAGAACTTCGATGGATGTCTCAAGAAGTTCGGGGTTATGTGGAAGCTGTCTTGAACAGCCTTGCCGCAAATGTTCCGAAG GCTGTTGTGCTTTGTCAAGTTGAGAAAGCTAAGGAAGATATGCTAAATCAGCTATATAGCTCTATAAG CGCTCAAAGCACAGCAAAAATTGAAGAACTAATCCAGGAGGACCAAAATGTGAAGCATAGACGAGAAAGGTTCCAAAGGCAGTCATCTCTTCTTTCAAAACTTACACGCCAGCTAAGCATCCATGACAACCGTGCAGCTGCAGCTAGCTCTTCAGATGGTAGCACTGGAACAG AAAGTAGCCCAAGAACCAACATTTCTTCAGGCGATGATTGGAGATCAGCATTTGATGCTGCAGCAAATGGATCTGTTGATGGCTCATACACTGGGTCATCAAGATCCAGCAGCAGCAATGGGCGGCGCCATGGTAATCCAACCCAGAATGGCGATGCAAGTTCAGGCGCAAACTCTGGTAGCCGTCGGACACCAAATAGGTTGCCACCTGCTCCACCACAAGGCGGTTCATCATCGTATAGATACTAA
- the LOC135643639 gene encoding pyruvate dehydrogenase E1 component subunit alpha-1, mitochondrial-like: MCREKPFHLPFFAPSSQILRLPSSSMAAAARRLSAASLPLRHHHLLLRPFASSASGQPPIAVETSVPFTGHKIEPPSRLVDTTPSELLSFFRDMTLMRRMEIAADSLYKSKLIRGFCHLYDGQEAVAIGLEAAITKKDAIITAYRDHCIFLARGGSLVESYAELMGRRSGCSKGKGGSMHFYKKDSGFFGGHGIVGAQVPLGCGLAFAQKYTKEGTVSFALYGDGAANQGQLFEALNISALWDLPVILVCENNHYGMGTAEWRAAKSPAYYKRGDYVPGLKVDGMDVLAVKQACKFAKEYALQNGPIILEMDTYRYHGHSMSDPGSTYRTRDEITGVRQERDPIERIRKLILSNEVATASDLKDIEKEVRKEVDDAIAQAKEIPMPDPSELFTNVYVKGFGAEVFGADRKEVKAVLP; this comes from the exons ATGTGCAGAGAAAAGCCTTTCCACCTTCCATTCTTTGCGCCTTCCTCGCAGATCCTCCGGCTTCCATCTTCCTCCAtggccgccgccgctcgccgcctctCTGCAGCATCTCTCCCCCTCCGCCACCATCACCTCCTCCTCCGGCCTTTCGCCTCATCCGCTAGCGGCCAGCCCCCGATCGCCGTCGAGACCAGCGTCCCGTTCACTGGGCACAAGATCGAGCCACCCTCGCGCCTCGTCGACACCACACCCTCCGAGCTGCTCTCCTTCTTCCGCGACATGACTTTGATGCGCCGCATGGAGATCGCCGCTGACTCTCTCTATAAGTCCAAGCTCATCCGCGGGTTCTGCCACCTCTACGACGGCCAGGAGGCCGTCGCCATCGGCCTCGAGGCGGCCATCACCAAAAAGGACGCCATCATCACCGCCTACCGCGACCACTGCATCTTCCTCGCCCGCGGAGGGTCTCTCGTCGAGTCCTACGCCGAGCTCATGGGCCGCCGCTCCGGGTGCTCCAAGGGAAAGGGCGGATCGATGCACTTTTACAAGAAGGATTCGGGATTCTTCGGTGGCCACGGGATCGTTGGCGCCCAGGTGCCGCTTGGATGCGGCCTTGCCTTCGCCCAGAAGTACACCAAGGAGGGGACCGTTTCTTTTGCGTTGTATGGTGACGGGGCTGCGAACCAAGGACAGCTGTTTGAGGCCCTCAACATCTCGGCGCTTTGGGACTTGCCGGTCATTTTGGTCTGCGAGAACAATCACT ATGGAATGGGAACAGCCGAATGGAGGGCCGCGAAGAGCCCTGCCTATTACAAAAGAGGGGATTACGTCCCTGGTTTGAAG GTTGACGGAATGGATGTTCTTGCTGTTAAGCAAGCATGCAAATTTGCAAAGGAGTATGCTTTGCAAAATGGACCCATT ATTCTTGAGATGGACACGTACAGGTACCACGGTCATTCCATGTCAGATCCTGGAAGCACTTATCGCACCCGTGATGAGATCACTGGCGTGAGGCAG GAGCGTGATCCTATTGAAAGAATCAGGAAGTTGATATTGTCCAATGAGGTAGCCACTGCCTCTGATCTCAAG GATATCGAGAAAGAAGTCAGGAAGGAAGTAGACGATgccattgctcaagcgaag GAAATCCCAATGCCTGATCCTTCTGAGCTATTTACCAATGTATATGTAAAGGGTTTTGGTGCAGAG GTGTTTGGTGCTGATAGGAAGGAGGTGAAAGCTGTTCTTCCATGA
- the LOC103991090 gene encoding GDSL esterase/lipase At4g26790-like yields the protein MATTSFPNLFLHLLLCLSSLAAASARVPAVIVFGDSTVDAGNNNQIKTVLKSNFLPYGRDFTGGLPTGRFCNGRLATDFISEAFGLPPLVPAYLDPAYTIRDFAKGVCFASAGTGLDNATSDVLSVIPLWKEVEYFKEYQKKLRRHVGKARARNIVREAVYVVSIGTNDFLENYFLLVTGRFKQFTVEEFEDFLIDRAADFLTAIYRMGARKISFTGLSAIGCLPLERTTNALQGGGCIEEYNKVARDFNVKLQALIARLCASLPGLKLRYSPVYDSLLRIIRSPSSYGIENVEEGCCATGKFEMGFLCDQWSPCTCEDANKYIFWDAFHPTEKINRMMAKQALRTSLAEFL from the exons ATGGCCACCACCAGCTTCCCCAACCTCTTCCTGCACCTCCTCCTCTGCCTCTCCTCGCTTGCCGCGGCCTCCGCCCGCGTCCCCGCCGTCATCGTCTTCGGCGACTCCACCGTCGACGCCGGCAACAACAACCAGATCAAGACGGTCCTCAAGAGCAACTTCCTCCCCTACGGGCGCGACTTCACCGGCGGCCTCCCCACCGGTCGCTTCTGCAACGGCCGTCTCGCCACCGACTTCATATCGGAGGCCTTCGGCCTCCCGCCGCTTGTTCCCGCGTACCTCGACCCGGCCTACACCATCCGAGACTTCGCCAAGGGAGTTTGCTTCGCCTCCGCCGGCACCGGCCTCGACAATGCCACCTCCGACGTGCTA TCTGTGATACCATTGTGGAAGGAGGTGGAGTACTTCAAGGAGTATCAGAAGAAGCTAAGAAGACACGTGGGGAAGGCACGGGCGAGGAACATCGTAAGGGAGGCAGTGTACGTCGTGAGCATAGGCACCAATGACTTCCTGGAGAACTACTTCTTGTTGGTGACGGGGAGGTTCAAACAGTTCACCGTGGAGGAGTTCGAGGATTTCCTGATCGACCGCGCCGCCGACTTCCTCACCGCCATCTACAGGATGGGCGCCCGCAAGATATCCTTCACCGGACTCAGCGCCATCGGCTGCTTGCCGTTGGAGAGAACCACCAACGCCCTCCAAGGTGGTGGCTGCATCGAGGAGTACAACAAGGTGGCCAGGGACTTCAACGTGAAGCTGCAGGCGTTGATCGCCCGGCTGTGCGCGTCCTTGCCCGGGCTGAAGCTGAGATACTCTCCCGTCTACGACAGCTTGCTTCGCATCATTCGTAGCCCTTCTTCCTACG GGATCGAGAATGTGGAGGAGGGGTGCTGTGCCACAGGGAAGTTCGAGATGGGGTTTCTGTGTGACCAGTGGAGTCCATGCACATGTGAAGATGCGAACAAGTACATCTTCTGGGACGCGTTCCACCCCACGGAGAAGATAAACCGTATGATGGCGAAGCAGGCACTGAGGACTAGCTTGGCCGAGTTCCTATGA
- the LOC108953411 gene encoding uncharacterized protein LOC108953411, whose translation MGSANHSPSSDNAAMATADEMFSKRGCCCFFVPWPNKAWERIMPPASERTDGVCPAASRRWWCRGWKAILKVREWSELVAGPRWKTFIRRFRRRPRNGGGGKPGGRFGYDPMSYARNFDEGQGSDSDGDTVRRGFSARYATPPALAKSSMDLGGLNDAPLLVGYAH comes from the coding sequence ATGGGCTCGGCCAACCATTCGCCGAGTTCAGACAATGCAGCGATGGCCACGGCGGACGAGATGTTCTCCAAGCgcggctgctgctgcttctttgtGCCCTGGCCTAACAAGGCCTGGGAGAGGATAATGCCCCCGGCGTCGGAGCGGACCGACGGGGTCTGCCCCGCGGCGAGCCGGCGGTGGTGGTGCAGAGGATGGAAGGCTATCCTCAAGGTGCGGGAGTGGTCCGAGCTCGTGGCCGGCCCTCGGTGGAAGACCTTCATCCGCCGGTTCCGCCGCCGGCCCCGGAACGGCGGCGGAGGCAAGCCCGGCGGCAGGTTCGGGTACGACCCCATGAGCTACGCCCGCAACTTCGACGAGGGGCAGGGCAGCGACTCGGACGGCGACACCGTCCGGCGGGGTTTCTCCGCCAGGTACGCCACCCCGCCCGCGTTGGCCAAGTCGTCGATGGACTTGGGGGGCCTCAACGACGCGCCGCTCCTCGTCGGCTACGCCcactga
- the LOC103991088 gene encoding uncharacterized protein LOC103991088, with amino-acid sequence MESEPAAPLLPAIESRRDDELYWLRSCLRWMCQDQSNAVLAVVSWVALFVLAVAVPAMAHFMLSYRRPYDLVVQLSLTVAAALSFLTLSAATHRYGLCHFFFLNKLPGQSARVRLAYAAQLRSSFRLLALFIAPCCAAEVAYKLWWYSFSAIRIPFLGNRVATSCVACALELASWTYRAASFFVVCVMFRSICHLQILRLQEFAVAFQAESEAVAVLNEHLRLRRQLKVISHRFRGFILWGLILVTASQFAAVLVITRPHSDDNLFNIGELAPCSIVLVTGMLICLHSAAKITHKAQALTSHAAKWHGCATVESFSIDPEAASEVITGGDGDSDEEEDSEEDELEDTKIVHPHVHTISFQKRQALVTYLENNGAGITIFGFTVDRSWLCTLFTLEISLFLWLLGKTIGIS; translated from the exons ATGGAGTCGGAGCCAGCGGCGCCGCTCCTCCCGGCGATCGAGTCGCGCCGCGACGACGAGCTTTACTGGCTCCGGTCCTGCCTCAGGTGGATGTGTCAAGACCAGTCGAACGCCGTCCTCGCGGTGGTCTCGTGGGTGGCCCTCTTCGTCCTCGCCGTGGCCGTCCCAGCCATGGCCCACTTCATGCTCTCCTACCGCCGCCCCTACGACCTCGTCGTCCAGCTCTCCCTCACCGTGGCCGCCGCCCTCTCCTTCCTCACCCTCTCCGCCGCCACCCACCGCTATGGCCTCTGCCACTTCTTCTTCCTCAACAAGCTCCCCGGCCAGAGCGCCCGCGTCCGCCTCGCCTACGCCGCCCAGCTCCGTAGCTCCTTCCGCCTCCTCGCGCTCTTCATCGCGCCATGCTGCGCCGCCGAGGTCGCCTACAAGCTCTGGTGGTACTCCTTCAGCGCCATCCGGATCCCCTTCCTGGGGAACCGGGTGGCCACCAGCTGCGTCGCGTGCGCGCTGGAACTAGCATCGTGGACCTACCGCGCCGCGAGCTTCTTCGTGGTGTGCGTGATGTTCCGGTCCATCTGCCACCTGCAGATCCTGCGGCTGCAGGAGTTCGCGGTGGCGTTCCAGGCGGAGTCGGAGGCGGTGGCGGTGCTCAACGAGCACCTCCGCTTGAGGAGGCAGCTCAAAGTGATCAGTCACAGGTTCCGCGGGTTCATCCTCTGGGGGTTGATACTAGTGACAGCGAGCCAATTTGCGGCCGTCTTGGTCATCACCCGACCGCACTCCGACGACAACCTCTTTAACATCGGAGAGCTCGCG CCCTGCTCAATTGTGCTTGTGACCGGCATGCTTATCTGCCTGCACAGTGCAGCAAAAATAACCCACAAAGCTCAAGCCCTCACAAGCCACGCCGCGAAGTGGCATGGCTGTGCCACCGTCGAGTCTTTCTCTATAGACCCCGAGGCAGCCTCTGAGGTCATCACCGGTGGCGACGGTGACTCCGACGAGGAAGAGGACAGCGAGGAGGACGAATTGGAGGACACGAAGATCGTACATCCTCATGTCCACACCATTTCGTTTCAGAAGCGACAAGCACTTG TGACATACCTGGAGAACAATGGGGCAGGAATCACCATATTTGGATTCACGGTGGATCGCTCCTGGCTTTGCACCCTATTCACGCTTGAAATTTCTCTGTTCTTGTGGCTTCTGGGCAAGACAATTGGGATCTCCTGA